In a genomic window of Myotis daubentonii chromosome X, mMyoDau2.1, whole genome shotgun sequence:
- the LOC132223679 gene encoding uncharacterized protein LOC132223679 — MPRGHKSKLRAREKRRQNKAEDPGVKSAQAPAREEGEAACSSSSVLGDAPSSSTSAGTLQAPQGAPATTSAASGASAASCERSSVKAKGHVRKSKSSSGASTSTKNAGQDLINQKAIMLVEYLLHQYKKNDLIRKGDMLKIIRKWFRKDFPEILGRASERMDRFFGLQVKEVKPSGNSYTLINSEDESVSSGFRFPNKGILMPLLAVIFLNDNRASEKEIWEFLDDLGVYDGKVHFIFGEPRKLITQDLVQEKYLVYQPVPNSHPPRYEFLWGPRAHAETSKMKVLEFLADLNDTLPTDYSPHYEEALQDEEERKQARAQAATRDATPPKASGGSSVKPKVPKGDKSLGLRAEFSGHYRKEYQVLIEMAVINLNEDYGRAQPEQSDPIESHPGGQPWFQGDENNGVQTGSSAESEIPGMTVSWQKSYELLPNLHFYLLYLTVIMPRCQKNKLHTREKHHQAQGETQGLRGAKEKALPSSSSAPLQAVSQSKPAKRSCSIRRCPHKALSTITKSASNTKLSKGVNCKTENKKSSSKTSPSKAKSQRDPLTEMSNILVQFLMQMYKMKKPIKKADMLKIIHKKYKNSFSEILSRASFNIEVVFGVDLKEVDGMKHLYALVNKMDLPNNGRVHRGRGFPKTGLLMTILGVIFMNGNCATEQKIWEFLNKMKIHAGKRHFIFGEPKKLITQDFVKLKYLEYRQMPGSVPPCYEFLWGPRAYAETSKMKVLQFFAKINQTIPSAFTSWYEEALQDEKERAQATIPLRADTSAMA; from the exons ATGCCTCGTGGTCATAAGAGTAAGCTCCGAGCTCGGGAGAAACGCCGCCAAAACAAAGCTGAGGACCCAGGTGTTAAGAGTGCTCAGGCCCCtgcaagagaggaaggagaggccgcTTGCTCCTCCTCTTCTGTTTTGGGGGACGCCCCCTCAAGCTCCACTAGTGCTGGCACTCTCCAGGCACCTCAGGgtgccccagccaccaccagtGCGGCTTCAGGAGCTTCAG CTGCCTCATGTGAAAGATCTTCTGTAAAAGCTAAAGGCCATGTTAGGAAAAGTAAAAGTTCTTCCGGGGCCTCAACTTCCACTAAGAATGCTGGCCAAGATCTTATAAATCAAAAGGCAATTATGTTAGTAGAGTACCTGCTGCATCAATATAAAAAGAATGATCTCATTAGAAAGGGAGACATGCTGAAGATCATTCGCAAGTGGTTCAGGAAGGACTTCCCTGAGATCCTCGGGAGAGCCTCTGAGCGCATGGATCGGTTCTTTGGCCTGCAAGTGAAAGAAGTGAAGCCCAGCGGTAATTCCTACACCCTTATCAACAGTGAAGATGAGAGTGTGAGCAGCGGCTTCAGATTTCCTAACAAAGGGATCCTGATGCCTCTCCTGGCTGTGATCTTCTTGAATGACAACCGTGCCTCTGAGAAGGAGATCTGGGAATTCCTGGATGATTTGGGCGTCTATGATGGAAAGGTTCACTTCATTTTTGGGGAGCCCAGGAAGCTTATCACCCAAGATTTGGTGCAGGAAAAATACCTGGTGTACCAGCCAGTGCCCAACAGTCATCCTCCACGCTATGAGTTCCTGTGGGGTCCAAGAGCCCACGCTGAGACCAGCAAGATGAAAGTCCTGGAGTTTTTAGCCGATCTCAATGATACCCTGCCCACTGACTACTCACCCCATTATGAAGAGGCTTTGCAagatgaggaagagagaaagcaagccaGAGCCCAAGCTGCAACCAGGGATGCCACTCCTCCCAAGGCCAGTGGTGGCTCCAGTGTAAAGCCTAAGGTTCCTAAG GGGGATAAGAGCCTTGGTCTAAGAGCAGAGTTCTCAGGTCATTATAGGAAGGAGTATCAGGTTCTCATAGAAATGGCAGTGATAAACCTTAATGAGGATTATGGAAGGGCCCAGCCAGAGCAGTCGGATCCCATAGAGTCCCATCCCGGTGGTCAGCCCT GGTTTCAAGGAGATGAGAACAATGGTGTACAGACTGGATCATCAGCAGAGAGTGAAATCCCAGGCATGACAGTGTCATGGCAAAAATCCT ATGAACTGTTGCCCAACCTGCACTTTTACCTTCTGTACTTGACAGTCATCATGCCTCGATGTCAAAAAAATAAGCTCCACACCCGTGAGAAACACCACCAGGCCCAAGGTGAGACCCAGGGTCTGAGGGGTGCCAAGGAAAAAGCATTGCCCTCCTCGTCCTCTGCTCCTCTTCAAGCTGTTTCGCAGAGCAAGCCTGCTAAAAGGTCATGTAGCATTCGCAGGTGTCCTCACAAAGCCCTATCCACCATCACTAAGTCTGCATCTAACACAAAATTATCTAAAGGAGTCAATTGCAAAACGGAGAACAAGAAAAGTTCCTCCAAGACCTCACCATCCAAAGCGAAGTCTCAAAGAGACCCTCTAACTGAGATGAGCAATATATTGGTGCAGTTCCTGATGCAGATGTACAAAATGAAAAAGCCTATTAAGAAAGCAGATATGCTCAAGATTATCCATAAGAAGTACAAAAATAGCTTCTCTGAGATCCTCAGTAGAGCATCATTCAACATAGAGGTGGTATTTGGTGTTGACTTAAAGGAAGTTGATGGTATGAAGCATTTATATGCTCTTGTCAACAAAATGGATCTCCCTAACAATGGGAGGGTCCACCGTGGCAGGGGATTTCCCAAGACTGGTCTCCTGATGACTATCCTGGGAGTGATCTTCATGAATGGCAACTGCGCTACTGAGCAGAAGATCTGGGAATTCCTGAATAAGATGAAGATACATGCTGGAAAGAGGCACTTCATATTTGGGGAGCCAAAGAAGCTCATCACCCAAGATTTCGTGAAGCTTAAGTACCTGGAGTACCGCCAGATGCCCGGCAGTGTTCCTCCATGCTACGAGTTCCTGTGGGGCCCAAGAGCCTATGCTGAAACCAGCAAGATGAAAGTCCTGCAGTTTTTCGCCAAGATTAATCAAACCATCCCCAGCGCCTTCACATCCTGGTATGAAGAGGCTTTGCAAGATGAGAAAGAAAGAGCCCAAGCCACAATTCCACTAAGGGCTGATACCAGTGCTATGGCATGA